A portion of the Gemmatimonadaceae bacterium genome contains these proteins:
- a CDS encoding carbonic anhydrase yields MISAREALERLREGNCRFVSGVRSSDILTSQTRRNELAAGQEPFAIILGCSDSRVPAEIVFDQGLGDLFVIRVAGNIVASSQVGSVEFAAARFGTRLVVVLGHSQCGAILATLEKLQQPTDFQSRHLRSIVDRIRPSVETLLATELRHDPDALVREAVRANIRASANHLRHGSEVLEQLVQNSGLLVVGAEYSLETGVVDFFDSVPEAGKSAIGGSSP; encoded by the coding sequence ATGATCTCAGCGCGAGAAGCACTCGAACGCCTGCGAGAGGGAAACTGTCGCTTCGTGTCTGGCGTTCGAAGCAGCGACATACTCACGAGCCAGACGCGCCGCAACGAGTTGGCGGCAGGTCAGGAGCCGTTCGCCATCATCCTCGGGTGTTCCGACTCGCGGGTCCCAGCAGAGATCGTCTTCGACCAAGGCCTGGGCGACCTGTTTGTCATCCGCGTGGCCGGCAACATCGTCGCTTCTTCTCAAGTTGGCAGCGTCGAGTTCGCCGCGGCGCGGTTCGGTACCCGGCTGGTGGTGGTTCTGGGGCACTCCCAGTGCGGGGCTATCCTGGCAACCCTGGAAAAACTTCAGCAGCCGACGGATTTCCAGTCGCGGCACCTGCGTTCGATCGTCGACCGCATTCGGCCATCCGTGGAAACGTTGCTCGCGACAGAGCTCAGGCACGACCCGGACGCTCTGGTGCGGGAGGCCGTTCGGGCCAACATTCGCGCCTCAGCGAACCATCTGCGACACGGATCGGAAGTCCTCGAGCAGCTGGTCCAGAATAGTGGACTCCTCGTCGTAGGTGCCGAGTATTCGCTGGAGACTGGAGTCGTTGATTTCTTCGATAGTGTGCCGGAGGCTGGCAAATCCGCGATTGGCGGCTCAAGTCCATGA